The window AACCGTAGCGTGGTCGATGTGGTTGTGGCCGATTTCCAGCACCGGCGCCGTGTCGCAGCGGCCCATGCAGGGTGCGCGCAGCACGCGGACCTGAGAGGCATCCAGCCCATCTTCCAGCGCCTTCTTCAGCGCTTCGGCCCCGGCCAGCTCGCAGGAGAGCGAGTCACAGACCCGGATGGTCAGCGCCGGCGGCGGGGTCTCGCCTTCCTTCACCACATCGAAATGGGCGTAGAAAGTGGCGACCTCGTAGATCTCCGCCTGACCGGTGCGCATCTCCTCGGCCAGCGCCCGGATATGCGCCGCGCTGAGGCAGCCGTATTTGTCCTGAATGAGATGCAGGAACTCGATCAGGAGATCCCGGTTGCGGGGCCGATCGCCAAGCAGGTCCAGAACCTCGCTATGCGCCTGATCATCCAGCTGTCGGCCCTTGGGCGTTTTGCGCCCCTTGCCTTTGCCAGATTTCCAAACGCCCTTGCTATTGTCCAAAGGTGCCACGATGACCTCCACTTCGCGATGCCAGATAAGGCGGCATTCCATTGAAGAAGCCTATCGTCAAATCGGAAAATTCAAAGGTACGATAACGAACGCTTATTGCTTGAAATCGTCAACCACGCCCTTCATCGCCTTCACCGTCGTCAGTTCGGGCTGGCGGTCCAATGTGACCATACAAATAGGCCTGCTCGGCGTCGGATCGACCAGCCGCAGCACCCGGGCGCCGGACAGCGGCCCCAGCGCATCCATCAGGGCTTCCGGTAGGATCGTGGCAACCGAGCCCGCCCGCGCCATCACAATCGCCGACATGAACCCGCTGGAATCCGAACGCACCTGCGGCCGCAGCCCCTGATCGGCGAAGATCCGGTCCAGAATCCGGCGATTCTGCATCTGCGGCTCCAGCAGGCTGAGCGGCAGCTCTGCTGCCTCGGCCCAGGAAATACTGTCCGCGCCATGTCCGCGATCCACCACCATCGCCTCGGGGGCGACCAGCACATAAGTCTCCTCATATAGCGGCTGGATGGTCACCTGATCGGGACCCAGGCTGTCGTGATAGGTGACGCCTGCATCAATTGTCCCGTCAAACAGGCGCTGCTGGATCACCAGCGAGCTCAGCACCTCGATCCGGGCCAGAACCCGTGGGTGGGTGAGATGCAGCCGGTCCACCATCTGCGCGGCATAGGCTGTTGCGGTGGGCACCACCCCCAGCACCAGCGTGCCGGTGACCTCGCCACGTGCGGCGGCCACCTCCTGCTCCAGCGCCTTGGCCTCATCCAGGATCGAGCGGGCCCGGCGCACGATCATCAGACCCTCTTCCGTCAGCCCCTGAAACCGATTGCCCCGGCGCACGATGGACACGCCCAGGCGCTCTTCCAGATTGCGGATCCGCATTGAAAACGCCGGCTGCGACATGCCGCAGTCCTGCGCGGCCTTGGCAAAATGGCGGTGACGCGCCAAAGCGCTCAGCAACCTGAGATCCTTGAGTTCGATCACCGCTCGTTTTCCTTGCTACTGCCGGGGCGCCGCTGTCGGTCATACACCATTCACAGCGGGTCGCGCCATCGGTTGCCAGCACGAGAGCGGCAGTTTTGGCGCAGGCCAGCAGGCTGGGCAGCCTGCACCATATATATTATGGGCGATGGAGGCCGCACTCATGCGCCCCGCTACCGCCCCCGATCAGAGCAGGCCTCAGGCCTGCCGCTGTGCCGTCGCCGACCGGGCGATGCCATCATAGATCCCGGTCAGAATATTCAGCACCCGCGTTGCCTCACCGATACGGTTTTCCACGCCCGGCACCTGCGACAGCGCCTGCAGCAACAGGTTGCGACGCTGCACATCATAGGCTGCGGTGATCCCCAGCCCCTCCTCCGTTGCGGAATAGGTCACCCCGCCACGCCCCGATCCGGTCTTGCGGATCAACCCGGCCGAAGCCAGCTTGCGCAGTGAATACTGGATATTCGGAATGTCATCCCGATTGGTGACCCGCGCAAGCTCCTTGATCGTCTTGGGCCTGTCGTTCATGCGGATAACGTTCATCAGAGTGATTTCGGGACCCGAGGCGGACAGATCCGACACAAGCCCAAGACATTCGGATTGCCAACGCGCAAACCCCTCGAATGTTCTCATCAGTGCAAACTCGAAATCGCTCAGATCATCTTCGGCACCATTATCAAAAGTCTGATCCACCGCATTCGCGGTCTCAGTCTTGGGTGATCCGGAATAGATATCCAACAAATAGTCTCCTTGGTTCAGCGGCATAAATAAGCCTCCGGTGGCGGCGAAACCTGCTGTCAAGGTGTTTCACGCGCATTCGTTCCCCAAACCCGTCACCACGCTCCTTAGTAAGTATCTGGCGTTAGGTTTCAACCCGTCCGTGCAGCAGAAAATGGGGCCAAACTCGGCGAATTTATCCAAGGGGTTGGAGAATCAGCGGAATTTAAAAAGCAAGATAAACTTTAGTTACGCATTATTTTTAAGAATATAGATAAAATTTCACACCAAAGGCGCCCTGAATCATATTATTTCCGTGAAAACGCGCCCACAGGCCAGACTCATGCGGGGGCGCAGCCCGCCCGGCAGGCCACCCGCCTGTTCGCAATAAAATGGCAGCTTAATCATCACTTTGCGCAGCGGGCGCGGGCCCGCCTGCCCACCGATCGCGCCCGAAATTCGCCCGCCTCAGCCTGCGCTCATTGCGGATGCGCCTATTAATTCACCGGTAAGTCCTCAGGGCTATGCTACCCGCCGACGATGTGCACAGGCACATGTTGTGAGAAGGAGCAGAGCTTGGAACGACGGGCGGACCTCATGTTGGTTGTCGCGCAGGCATTGGCCGTGATGGTGACCATCACCGTTTGCGCTGCCGCACGCCTGATTGTTGCGTGGCGACCGGTGATTTCGACAGGGGCCAGCTGCCAGCGCCCATATCAGCCGAAGACTCATGTCGCGGCACGCCCGCTGTTGCGGCACCCGCAGGCAACCAGACCTGCTCTTTCAGCTCGGTATCAAGATTGGGGCAGCGCAATCGCGCGCCTGCTGATGACCGGCGTCCGCCAATCTTTGGTCCGACGCCACAGTATGTTCACCATGTCACCGCCCCCAATCGGGCATGGTTCTCTCGGTTTGCCCGTTCCGGTCAACCAATTCGCGAAACGACGCAGCCGAAGCTTGCGGCTGTGTCCAGGGGGCTGTCGGTACTGAATCCGACACAAATTCCGCCAGCGCGTTCGTTCCACGCAATGGCAATTGAAAGGTGCTGAAATGAAATTCCGAAATCCTGCGCGTTCCGTCATGAACAGGCTGTCTGTCTTTGCCAAATGCAGCCTTCTCATCGCGGCGTCCACCCTCGTGGTGACCCTGTTTCTGACTTGGGAAAACCAGAAAATCCTCGGTGAAGCTGTGGATAGTGGCGTACAGACACTGGCCGAAGGCGTGACCGTAACCGTGGCCGCGCGCAGCGGCGGTGCAATCCGCTTTGGTGATACCGAACGTCTTGAAAGCGACCTGCAATCCCTGATCGAGCTGTCGAACGGCCGGTCCAGCCACGGGATCGCCATCAATGGCAAAGGCAAAACGGTTGCCTCCACCGGCACCGCAACCGAGGCTGAAATTGCCGAACTAACCCTCGTCGCCCAAAAAGCGATGGAAAACAACCAGATGGAGTATAGCGAAAACGGCTATCTCGTCGCAGCACCCGCCACCGCCGGTGCCGAGGGGACGGTGGTCGTCGGCGCGGTCGGGATGGTCTGGAGCCCGGATGTCGCCTTTGCCGAGGTGGCGCCGAACCAGCTGCTGTCCTTCATTGCCGCCGGTGGCGCCTTTGTGGTGATGCTGGGCCTGTCGATGTTTGCCCTCCGCTCCATGATGTCGCGCCCGTTGGGCGATGTTGCCACCGCAATCAACCGCCTGGCCGAGGGCGATTATGATCACGACACCGAACATCAGGCACGGGGCGACGAAATCGGCCTGATCGCCCGCCATATCGAGGCGCTGAAATCGCAGCTGTCCGCCGCCAGAACCGTGGAAGATCAGCGCCGTGCCGACCAGGCGGCGCAACGGGTTGTGGTGGATCGTCTGAATGACGGGCTGCACGCGCTCTCGGAGGGGGATCTGTCGCAGACCATCGACGATGAATTCTCCGCCGATTACGAAAGCCTGCGCCAGAACTTCAACAAGACCGTCGACAAGATGGTCGGCATTATCGACGCGGTGATCGACAACTCATCGCGCATCCGTGCCAGCGCCGAAGAGATCAGCCAATCCTCCAGCGATCTCTCCCAGCGCACCGAGAGCCAGGCGGCCACGCTTGAGGAGACCGCCGCCGCCATGGAGCAGCTCACCGTCAGCGTGAAATCCGCAGCCGATGGCGCCCGCGAAGTGGAGGGCATCGTATCGGAGGCCAAGGAGACCGCCGTCAACAGCGGCCAGGTCGTCACCCGCGCCGTCGACGCCATGTCCAAGATCGAGCAATCATCGGAAAAGATCTCCCAGATCATCTCGGTCATCGACGATATCTCCTTCCAGACCAATCTGCTGGCGCTGAACGCAGGGGTCGAGGCCGCCCGTGCAGGCGAAGCCGGCCGTGGTTTTGCGGTTGTCGCCTCCGAAGTGCGCGCCCTGGCCCAGCGCTCCTCCGATGCCGCGCAGGAGATCAAGGCGCTGATCAGCGAAAGCACCGGCCACGTCGGCGAAGGTGTCGATCTGGTTGGCCGCGCGGGCGAGGAGCTGAAACAGATCATCGAACGCGTCGCCACCATCTCGGGCCATGTCAGCGGCATTGCAACCGGCGCGCAGGAGCAATCGACCACGCTGGGCGAAATCAATACCGGCGTGACACAGCTCGATCAGGTGACCCAGCACAATGCCGCCATGGTTGAGGAATCAACCGCCGCCAGCCAGATCCTGCGCAATGATGCCAATGAGCTGGCCCGCCAGGTCTCGGTGTTCAAGACCCGCAAAACGGACAATAACGTTGTCTCCGTGGCGCCCAGCGCACCAGCCCCGGCCCCGGCCCGGCCAGCCGCCGCGCCGAAACCCGCGGCTGAGCACAACCCGGCCCCATCGGCGCATGGCGATGATGACTTCTTCGATGCCAGCCCGACAAAGGCCGCCGTCGGCTGGGAAGATTTCTGATCTCCCCCGGCCACACCCAATAGCGAAAAGGCGCGCCAGATCCGGCGCGCCTTTTTCATATCTGCTTGCCCCCCTGATACATGGCCCAGTCCCCTCCCCTGCGCGTCCCTGCCCCGGATGACAGAACCCTGTCGCGAGTATCCGGGCAACACCATCGCCGCTCAGTTCTCTGGCAGGTCCAAGGCTCTGGCAGACCTGAGGCTCTGGCAGCTGATATCACCGCAGCCAAACCGGAGCCGAGCGGGGCGCGAAATCGACGACAATACAGGGAATCTCAAATCGGCCGCGAAATAGCGAGGCCACCGCGCTTTTACCGCCGCAGCAGATCCTGTGCGGTCGCCAGCCTTGGTGGCTGGCGACCTTCAGGATGGATGCGGCCCCGGCAGGCGCTGCCTGCTAGCCAAGTGCAGGGGCTGGTGCCGCAGGGGCGGCGGTCTGCACCGGCGCCCAGACCGGGTAGCCCTGCGGCAGCGCGGCCGCCTCACCCGCCCCGTGCTCATAACCCGCGCGCCAGCCCGGCTGTAGCCAGACCCGCGCGTGATCCGCGCTCGCCTCCATGTCGTGAACCGCGAGGCTCAGCGCCGCCGCATCATGCTGCGCCGTCAGCTGCAGATGATCGCCCGGAGAGACCGACCGTGGCCGATCCAGCAAAAAGGCCGTCCGCCCCCAATGCCCCTCGGAAGCAAGATCATTGGTCAGCTGAATCCCCGGCGCCAACTCCATCTCAAAGCTGACAAATACCGCATGGACGATACCCGGATGGCTACAGATCAGCGTCTCGGTGGTCCGCCCCGGCCTCACATCCGGGCGCGTAAAATCGAACGCAAACAGCTCTGTACCGGCGCCCAGCGGTCGCAGCCCACAGGATCTGAAATCACTCGGCGTGATCTGCGCAACCCGCGCCAGATGGTGAAAGGCGCCCAGATCGAACCCCTCTGCCATCTGCGGCCGCCACTGCTCCAGAAGCGGCGCACTTTCGACAGGTTGCGCGACCAGCCTGCCGGTTTCGGGAACCGCGCGGGCGCCCGGCTTGGCCAGCGCCGACATCGCATGTGACAGCGTATCCAGCGCGCCCTCCCCCAATAGAACGGTATCGACAATCTCCGAAATCACCACATCGGCCTGCTCCGGCATGTCGACACCGAGGATAATCTCATGCGACCACTTGGAAATGACGGTGATCCGGTCGCTCAGACCATTGTCGGCAATCACCCGCGTCGCCGCCTCCGCAATCAGCGGCTGCTGCTCACAGGTATAGACATGTTTCGCCCCGGCCCGCGCCGCCAGCATCGCCGTCAGACCGGCACCGCAGCCGATATCCAGCACGATATCCCCCGGTCTGACCTTCATCGCGATGGCCTCGGCATAGGCACGGTTGCGCGCCCGATCCGCCAGCATCGGAAAATGCCAGCGCGGCACAAACGTCTGGTGCAGCCGCTCCTGCAACACCTGCGCCTCATGGTGATGAGGATCCAGCCGCAGCGCTTCCGACAACAGCTGCGCGCTGCGCATACCGCCATCACCAAGGGGGGTGGATTTGGCAAGCTCCACCAGATGCCCGGCCTCCGCGCGCCCCGCTAGAAAGGGCATGGAGGCGGGTCTAGGCGTTTGTGTTTTAAGCAATTTTTAGTTTTCCCTATTTGAGGCAAATGCAACTGATTGCGACTATTCACCACCCGGATCTAAGAATTGGTAAAGCTCAGAGCCTATCGCGTACCGAATGTCGGCAGGCCATGCCCCGCCCCCTTGCCAAGGGTACAAAAGTTTCTTAGCCTGATTTAAAACTCACATCGCACAACGGGAGGACAGCAGCTGAACATGCGTATCATCCGCCGACTTCAGCACGGTCCCCGTCTGGCCCTGTAAATCCGTTTGCAGGGCTGGCCAGAGGAAAATCTCGTCACTGGTCCGCCGATTGCCGCTTTTGCGGCCAAATCTCTTTGACCCGAGTTTTCCATGTCTGTCATCAATCTCAATGCGTTGGGCGTCACCCTTGGCGACCCGCTGTTCCGCGACCTCTCCCTGACCCTTTCGAAACCCGACCGGCTCGGTCTCATCGCCGCCAACGGGCGGGGCAAATCGACCCTGCTTGCCTGTCTCGCCGATGAGCTGACGCCGACAACCGGCGAGATCACCCGCGCCCGTGGCCTGCGGATTGGCCACGTGAAACAGAGCCTGCCTGCCGAGGCGCTTGCCGTCACGCTCTATGACTGGGTGCTTGCCGCCCTGCCGGGCGAGCAGGCCGATTATGAAAGCTGGCGCGTCGATGTGGTTCTGGATGACCTTCAGGTGCCTTATGAGTTTCAGCACCAGCCGCTTGGCGCGCTCAGCGGGGGCTGGCAGCGCGCCGCGATGCTGGCGGCCGCCTGGATCACCACGCCAGACCTGCTGCTGCTGGATGAGCCGACCAACCACTTGGATCTCAACCGAATAGCCTTTCTCGAAAACTGGCTGTCAGAGCGGCCGCGCGATCTGCCGATGGTGATCACCTCCCACGACCGCGCCTTTCTGGATGCCACGACCAACCGCACGCTGTTCCTGCGCACCGAAGGCTCGCGGGTGTTCCAGCTGCCATTCTCCGCCGCCCGCGCCGCATTGGATGAGGTCGACGCCGCCGATGCGCGACGCCTTGCCAATGATCTGAAAAAAGCCCAGCAGCTGCGCCAGCAGGCCGCAAAGCTGAAGAATGTCGGGATCAACTCCGGCTCCGATCTCTTGCTGACCAAGACAAAGCAGCTGGCCGAACGCGCCGACCGGCTGGAGGCCGCCGCCAAACCGGCCCACCGCGAGCATTCGGCCGGCGACATCAGGCTGACCAACAGCGGCACCCATGCCAAGGCCCTGATTACATTGGATGATCTGACCGTTCAGACGCCGGACGGGCAACGGCTATACAGCACCGGCCAGAAATGGATCACCCCAGGGGACCGCATTGTCCTGCTGGGCGCAAATGGCACCGGCAAGACGCAGCTGGTCAGGATGATCCAGCAGGCACTGACCGGCGGGGCGGAGCACATCAGATGTGCGTCCTCTGTCGTTCCGGCCTATTCGGACCAGCACCTCAGCCAGCTGGCCGATAATGACACGCCGCTGGCGCTGGTCACGGCGGCCTCCGACATCGGCGATCAGCCCGCGCGCAACCTTCTGGCGGGGGCAGGCATCAAATTCGCCTTGCAGGACACGGCGGTGAAAGCCCTGTCAGGCGGGCAGAAGGCACGGCTGGCAATGCTGCTCCTGCGGCTTCGCAACCCCAATTTCTATCTGCTGGACGAACCCACCAATCATCTCGACATCGAAGGTCAGGAAGCCCTCGAAGCAGAGCTGATCGGCCAGGATGCCGCCTGTCTGCTGGTGAGCCATGACCGCAGCTTTCTCAGGGCCGTCGGCAATCGCTTCTGGTGGATCCGTGGCCGTCGCCTGGAAGAGGTCGCCAGCGCCGATGCCTTCCTTAGCTCTGAAATGGGCGCGGGCTGAAGGCTATGGCGGCGGCCACCTGTGACCGCCGCCCCGCCAGACACGCCAGTTGCCGAAATATTGGGCAACACATCATCCGGTCCTCTGGCTGCGCCGGTGGCTGCGGCAGAACCGCTTGCGCCGCCACGTGGTTTTCGCAACTCTGCGACACAGAAACGGACACAGACACAGCCCCCGGAACAGACCCCGCCCCGCCCAGCGACCGGGGATATACGACCCAAGGATCCAGCCGATGACGACCGATATTGCCATCACCCGCGCCAGCGCCACCGAGCCCGAGGCTCAGGCGCTGATCAAACGCCATCTGGCACAGATGGCCGCGCAATCCCCCGCAGAAAGCTGCCACGCACTGGATGACAGCGGCCTTGATGCCGCCGATGTCGCCTTCTTCCTGCTCCGCCGCGACGGGCGGGCCATCGCCATGGGCGCCCTGAAGTCCCTGCGAGACGGCGGCTGCGAACTGAAATCCATGCACACCCTCGCCGAGGCCCGCGGCAGCGGCGCCGGACGCCAGATGCTGGAGTTCCTGCTGGACCGCGCCCGATCCGACGGGGCCTCTGCTGTCTATCTCGAAACCGGCTCGACCGAGGATTTCACCCCAGCCAAACGGCTCTATGAAAGCTACGGCTTTGTCGAATGCCCACCCTTTGGCGACTACAGCAAGGACCCCTGGTCGCTGTTTATGCGCCTTGACCTGCGCGCCGCGGCTTGACCCTTCCCCGCGTCCTGTCATAACTGGCGCCAGCGGTCCCTTAGCTCAACTGGATAGAGCAGCTGACTTCTAATCAGCAGGTTGAGGGTTCGAGTCCTTCAGGGATCGCCAGCATTCCATCCATCAGGATCTGCCCGATAGCGGCGGCGTTTCCGGCGCGCAGACCGGGAGTTTGCCAGAAGGTTGCCGGGGCGCTCTGGCGACAGACGCCGTTGCGGCAGCCTTTGCGCTTAACTTGACAAAAGAACTAGGGTTAAATAACTGACCCCGGGCGCAGCGGATGATGCGCCATCCAGCAAGACTCTGCACCTCAGCGGTGCAGGGCTCCAGCCATTCTCGATCACGACACCGATCAACACGGCGGCACCCTGTGCCGATGGCTGGAGAGACATGTGACACAGGGCGATCCCCCACCCTCAAATGACAGCGCCCGCCGCCGCCCGCAGCGGATGCTGAACCGGCGAGCCTTGCGCCAGGTCGCCGCCCTTATGCGCTGCGCAAAGGATATGGCAGCGATCTCTCCGCCGTCCGGTCATAGCGGCATGGCGCGCTGGAGCCTGACCGGATTGCCGCCCAGCCCACGTGTGATCCCTGAATGGGAGAGGCCAATCATGACCGCTAACCCGTTGTTCCCCCTGCAAACCATGGCCAGCCCCCCGGCATCGTTCCTTGCCACTGTGCGCGCCGCCCCCGGACAAAGCTATATCGCCGCCAATTGGAGCCCATCATGACCACCCGCAGACCAGCGGCCCTTGCCGCGCTGTTGCTGATCCCCGCCTTCGTCGCCGCGCAGGAGGCGCCGGTGTCGCCAACCCCTCCCGCCCCGCCGGTGCCGCAGGTCGCAGCCGATGCCCCGGCATCGGTGATGCCGCAGATCCCCGCGACCACAGGCTCCGCCGCGCAAGCCCCAGCAGCAGCACCGGCACCGCAACCGGATGCGCCGCAGACCGCGGATGCCGCCGCCCCGGCGCAACAGCAGCGCCTTGCGCAGACCGCCAGCGATGCCACCGCGCAGGCCATGGCGCTCCTGCGTGATGGCGGCCCCTCGATCTGGGTGATTGCCGCTCTTTCGGTGATCACGCTGACGCTGATCCTGTGGAAGATCTGGCGGCTCGCGCTGATCGGCGCCTGGTCCCGGGGCAAGGCCGGCCGCGCTGTCGCCGCCTTTGAACGCGGCGAACCGGACATCGCCCGCGATATCGTCCGGGGCCGTCGCGGGATCCGCTCCAAAGTGGTCGCAACCGCGCTGGCCTCCGTCCACACCCTGCCCGAAGACCGCGCCCGCGAAGAAACCGCCCGCGTCGCCAAGCTGCATCTGGCCTCCGCCGGCTCTGGCCTTGGCGCGCTGGAGTTGATCGCCACAATCGCCCCGCTGCTTGGCCTTCTGGGTACGGTTCTCGGCATGATCGCGGCCTTTCAGGCCT of the Phaeobacter sp. A36a-5a genome contains:
- a CDS encoding LysR family transcriptional regulator, with product MIELKDLRLLSALARHRHFAKAAQDCGMSQPAFSMRIRNLEERLGVSIVRRGNRFQGLTEEGLMIVRRARSILDEAKALEQEVAAARGEVTGTLVLGVVPTATAYAAQMVDRLHLTHPRVLARIEVLSSLVIQQRLFDGTIDAGVTYHDSLGPDQVTIQPLYEETYVLVAPEAMVVDRGHGADSISWAEAAELPLSLLEPQMQNRRILDRIFADQGLRPQVRSDSSGFMSAIVMARAGSVATILPEALMDALGPLSGARVLRLVDPTPSRPICMVTLDRQPELTTVKAMKGVVDDFKQ
- a CDS encoding winged helix DNA-binding protein, with translation MDIYSGSPKTETANAVDQTFDNGAEDDLSDFEFALMRTFEGFARWQSECLGLVSDLSASGPEITLMNVIRMNDRPKTIKELARVTNRDDIPNIQYSLRKLASAGLIRKTGSGRGGVTYSATEEGLGITAAYDVQRRNLLLQALSQVPGVENRIGEATRVLNILTGIYDGIARSATAQRQA
- a CDS encoding methyl-accepting chemotaxis protein, whose protein sequence is MKFRNPARSVMNRLSVFAKCSLLIAASTLVVTLFLTWENQKILGEAVDSGVQTLAEGVTVTVAARSGGAIRFGDTERLESDLQSLIELSNGRSSHGIAINGKGKTVASTGTATEAEIAELTLVAQKAMENNQMEYSENGYLVAAPATAGAEGTVVVGAVGMVWSPDVAFAEVAPNQLLSFIAAGGAFVVMLGLSMFALRSMMSRPLGDVATAINRLAEGDYDHDTEHQARGDEIGLIARHIEALKSQLSAARTVEDQRRADQAAQRVVVDRLNDGLHALSEGDLSQTIDDEFSADYESLRQNFNKTVDKMVGIIDAVIDNSSRIRASAEEISQSSSDLSQRTESQAATLEETAAAMEQLTVSVKSAADGAREVEGIVSEAKETAVNSGQVVTRAVDAMSKIEQSSEKISQIISVIDDISFQTNLLALNAGVEAARAGEAGRGFAVVASEVRALAQRSSDAAQEIKALISESTGHVGEGVDLVGRAGEELKQIIERVATISGHVSGIATGAQEQSTTLGEINTGVTQLDQVTQHNAAMVEESTAASQILRNDANELARQVSVFKTRKTDNNVVSVAPSAPAPAPARPAAAPKPAAEHNPAPSAHGDDDFFDASPTKAAVGWEDF
- a CDS encoding 50S ribosomal protein L11 methyltransferase encodes the protein MPFLAGRAEAGHLVELAKSTPLGDGGMRSAQLLSEALRLDPHHHEAQVLQERLHQTFVPRWHFPMLADRARNRAYAEAIAMKVRPGDIVLDIGCGAGLTAMLAARAGAKHVYTCEQQPLIAEAATRVIADNGLSDRITVISKWSHEIILGVDMPEQADVVISEIVDTVLLGEGALDTLSHAMSALAKPGARAVPETGRLVAQPVESAPLLEQWRPQMAEGFDLGAFHHLARVAQITPSDFRSCGLRPLGAGTELFAFDFTRPDVRPGRTTETLICSHPGIVHAVFVSFEMELAPGIQLTNDLASEGHWGRTAFLLDRPRSVSPGDHLQLTAQHDAAALSLAVHDMEASADHARVWLQPGWRAGYEHGAGEAAALPQGYPVWAPVQTAAPAAPAPALG
- a CDS encoding ABC-F family ATP-binding cassette domain-containing protein, whose product is MSVINLNALGVTLGDPLFRDLSLTLSKPDRLGLIAANGRGKSTLLACLADELTPTTGEITRARGLRIGHVKQSLPAEALAVTLYDWVLAALPGEQADYESWRVDVVLDDLQVPYEFQHQPLGALSGGWQRAAMLAAAWITTPDLLLLDEPTNHLDLNRIAFLENWLSERPRDLPMVITSHDRAFLDATTNRTLFLRTEGSRVFQLPFSAARAALDEVDAADARRLANDLKKAQQLRQQAAKLKNVGINSGSDLLLTKTKQLAERADRLEAAAKPAHREHSAGDIRLTNSGTHAKALITLDDLTVQTPDGQRLYSTGQKWITPGDRIVLLGANGTGKTQLVRMIQQALTGGAEHIRCASSVVPAYSDQHLSQLADNDTPLALVTAASDIGDQPARNLLAGAGIKFALQDTAVKALSGGQKARLAMLLLRLRNPNFYLLDEPTNHLDIEGQEALEAELIGQDAACLLVSHDRSFLRAVGNRFWWIRGRRLEEVASADAFLSSEMGAG
- a CDS encoding GNAT family N-acetyltransferase: MTTDIAITRASATEPEAQALIKRHLAQMAAQSPAESCHALDDSGLDAADVAFFLLRRDGRAIAMGALKSLRDGGCELKSMHTLAEARGSGAGRQMLEFLLDRARSDGASAVYLETGSTEDFTPAKRLYESYGFVECPPFGDYSKDPWSLFMRLDLRAAA
- a CDS encoding MotA/TolQ/ExbB proton channel family protein — its product is MTTRRPAALAALLLIPAFVAAQEAPVSPTPPAPPVPQVAADAPASVMPQIPATTGSAAQAPAAAPAPQPDAPQTADAAAPAQQQRLAQTASDATAQAMALLRDGGPSIWVIAALSVITLTLILWKIWRLALIGAWSRGKAGRAVAAFERGEPDIARDIVRGRRGIRSKVVATALASVHTLPEDRAREETARVAKLHLASAGSGLGALELIATIAPLLGLLGTVLGMIAAFQALQAAGSKADPALLAGGIWEALLTTAAGMGVAIPASAALTWFESVISRIRRDLEDSATRIFVAHQPPSLKLAAE